One Parageobacillus sp. KH3-4 genomic region harbors:
- a CDS encoding helix-turn-helix transcriptional regulator, producing MKRGRAADAVKAARKAANMTQQQLSFEIYESRESVSHQENGRYRVQPNISKYFAEKHNNPWVALEAAAEYTGWGPVKLDGEMVDLHRASVAMKTREELTEALEAIESVCVANHPRSIRDFDKQHLEEAILQAIDAIVALTQYVAVICVDYGFSWLKMWQKHRTKLKSKGFIRK from the coding sequence ATGAAACGTGGTAGAGCCGCCGACGCGGTCAAAGCGGCAAGGAAAGCAGCCAATATGACCCAACAGCAGCTTTCCTTTGAAATCTATGAATCGCGCGAATCGGTATCGCACCAGGAAAATGGGCGGTACCGGGTGCAGCCAAACATATCTAAATATTTTGCCGAGAAGCATAACAATCCGTGGGTGGCCCTCGAGGCTGCGGCTGAGTATACCGGATGGGGACCTGTGAAGCTGGATGGAGAAATGGTCGATCTTCACCGGGCAAGCGTTGCGATGAAAACACGTGAAGAACTCACCGAAGCGCTTGAAGCAATCGAAAGTGTTTGCGTCGCCAATCATCCTCGATCCATACGAGATTTTGACAAACAGCACCTCGAAGAAGCGATTTTGCAAGCGATTGACGCGATCGTTGCACTCACGCAATACGTTGCCGTTATATGTGTTGATTACGGTTTTTCTTGGTTAAAGATGTGGCAAAAACATCGAACAAAACTAAAATCGAAAGGATTCATCCGAAAATGA
- a CDS encoding DNA-binding protein, translated as MNDKQRFAELEHRLSHIEDQVNSSSVIKFEINIDQIRQVIHEEVTKAVNEVTKYHQFQLPPMLTRKQLMELFNISQTKTSELLNRADFPVFREAGVLIPTHLLFRWIEKHTRWVEENTSFFEKTAM; from the coding sequence ATGAACGACAAACAACGTTTTGCTGAATTAGAGCATCGTCTTTCCCATATTGAGGATCAAGTTAATTCATCATCCGTCATTAAATTCGAAATTAACATTGATCAAATACGCCAAGTGATCCATGAGGAAGTGACAAAAGCAGTCAATGAAGTAACGAAATATCATCAATTTCAATTGCCGCCGATGCTGACACGAAAACAGCTCATGGAACTTTTCAACATTAGTCAGACGAAAACGTCAGAATTGCTGAACCGCGCTGATTTTCCGGTATTCCGCGAAGCAGGAGTACTCATTCCTACCCATTTGCTGTTTCGATGGATCGAAAAGCATACGCGATGGGTGGAAGAAAACACATCGTTTTTTGAGAAAACGGCAATGTAA
- a CDS encoding helix-turn-helix transcriptional regulator: MRTWLKELREKKGMTQSQVAENCEISRSYYTHIENGTKTPTVKVAKKIASVLDFNWTIFFKDERSLKEQNETASA; encoded by the coding sequence TTGAGAACATGGCTTAAAGAGTTACGTGAAAAAAAAGGGATGACTCAAAGTCAAGTTGCTGAAAACTGCGAAATCTCAAGGAGCTATTACACTCATATTGAAAATGGGACAAAAACACCGACTGTTAAAGTTGCTAAGAAGATTGCTTCGGTTCTCGATTTTAATTGGACAATTTTTTTTAAAGACGAACGTTCCCTTAAGGAACAAAATGAAACAGCATCAGCCTAA
- a CDS encoding helix-turn-helix transcriptional regulator, which translates to MQTFGERLKHLREKKKQENPKWTQEYVADLVGVARTTYTAYERGTKQPQLDTVNKLADLFEVSADYLLGRTDNPNPPENDDKELGTLARINQLIKEHGIEQMGFFDIEKWKSLSEEEIEEIIKHFEWVVHKAKEKNKAAREGTED; encoded by the coding sequence ATGCAAACCTTTGGAGAAAGGTTAAAACATTTACGGGAGAAGAAAAAACAAGAAAACCCAAAGTGGACTCAAGAATATGTCGCTGACCTTGTTGGAGTAGCACGAACAACATATACAGCATATGAACGTGGCACTAAACAGCCTCAATTAGACACGGTAAATAAATTAGCTGATTTATTCGAAGTTAGTGCTGACTATCTCCTCGGCCGCACCGATAACCCAAATCCACCAGAGAATGATGATAAAGAGTTAGGTACATTGGCAAGAATCAATCAGCTCATTAAAGAGCACGGTATTGAGCAAATGGGCTTCTTCGATATTGAGAAGTGGAAAAGCCTATCGGAGGAAGAGATCGAGGAAATCATCAAGCACTTCGAGTGGGTTGTTCATAAAGCAAAAGAGAAGAATAAAGCAGCAAGAGAAGGCACCGAAGACTAA
- a CDS encoding S8 family peptidase, whose amino-acid sequence MENGNNKEYFPIIGYGEKMIEAVKKNFGGNGPTYPRSYNEARIRVKKQVENLKKEIQEIPEEKRMKEIVVTLRLHEKFLAKTYTPNTLFKETRFENIGSRRWKFYRGDEEKYSKMHFVKVDIDSLTNFENILESNEHALSDSLKNDIRKLEDISILKKNEVIQGFEEEWEEGTVEFVLHPFGDENDDMIRKFKNILNKFGIEDKNLKIKTYSGGPTFISAYVNKQVVKEVADFNPLRTVHPLKVNFFPGLRNSDIEPVLLTPPRGNSVSQIKVGIFDGGIDTTHPFLNKFAKENKSVQSTPVQEGINHGTAVAGVVLYGDLNQYEANTQLEDPIVFVESFRVLPQSDPTDLDLYEAIDFIEEVVPTRNDINVYNLSFGPIGPILDDEISRFTFSLDQLAWNFRKLFVVAVGNDGDKPSPLNRIQAPADLVNGLGVGAYTFDYRTGEKIRASYSCVGEGREGCKVKPDVCAFGGDSRFPIHLLSTDHSKKWLAQGTSFAAPIIASKAAEILGRCNQFSPLVARALIIHAAQNPNKVDNLIGYGIVDKTVDDILKCEKNSVTIIYSSSLNPSSMAKLPIPLPVSIQLSGEVELSWTIATLSKANALHVEDYTESAIEDTFYPHSKKYKFTKDLSSGKKIRTLHIEENQQEIEELLNDGWTQSLLPASSPTEKYQTEQARRSDLKWDTVVKRWTRKRANSLYRPFLVLHGLGRNGSADRIDYAVVVTISVPKYQGNLYEAILNEYKVLEPIHIRNRNEIMIPIR is encoded by the coding sequence ATGGAAAATGGGAATAATAAGGAATACTTTCCTATTATCGGATATGGAGAAAAGATGATAGAAGCAGTTAAAAAAAATTTTGGTGGTAATGGCCCTACCTATCCGAGAAGTTACAATGAAGCGCGAATAAGGGTAAAAAAACAAGTTGAAAATTTAAAAAAAGAAATACAGGAAATACCTGAAGAAAAAAGAATGAAGGAAATTGTTGTAACTTTACGACTACACGAAAAATTTCTTGCAAAAACCTATACCCCCAATACGCTTTTTAAAGAGACGAGATTTGAAAATATTGGCTCTAGACGTTGGAAATTTTACCGTGGTGATGAAGAAAAATATAGTAAGATGCATTTTGTAAAGGTAGATATTGACAGTTTAACCAATTTTGAGAATATTCTTGAGTCCAATGAACATGCTTTGTCGGATAGTTTAAAAAATGATATTAGAAAACTTGAAGATATATCAATTCTAAAAAAGAATGAGGTTATCCAAGGATTTGAGGAAGAGTGGGAAGAAGGAACAGTTGAGTTTGTTCTTCATCCTTTTGGTGATGAAAATGATGACATGATAAGAAAATTTAAAAATATTTTAAATAAATTTGGCATAGAGGATAAAAATTTAAAGATTAAAACTTATAGTGGTGGACCGACTTTTATTAGTGCTTATGTTAATAAGCAGGTTGTTAAAGAGGTAGCGGATTTTAATCCGCTCAGGACGGTACATCCACTTAAAGTGAATTTCTTTCCAGGTTTAAGGAATTCGGATATTGAGCCTGTGTTATTAACTCCTCCTCGTGGTAATAGTGTTTCACAAATAAAGGTGGGAATTTTTGATGGTGGTATAGACACAACTCATCCATTTCTAAATAAATTTGCGAAAGAAAATAAATCTGTACAATCAACGCCTGTTCAGGAGGGGATAAATCACGGTACAGCAGTAGCTGGTGTTGTTTTATATGGAGATCTTAATCAATACGAGGCTAATACGCAGCTTGAAGATCCGATTGTTTTTGTTGAAAGTTTTCGTGTACTTCCTCAAAGTGATCCGACAGATCTTGATTTGTACGAAGCAATTGATTTTATTGAGGAGGTTGTACCGACAAGAAATGATATTAATGTATATAATTTATCTTTTGGTCCTATAGGTCCTATTTTGGATGATGAAATCTCTAGATTTACGTTTTCATTAGACCAGCTAGCATGGAATTTCCGTAAGTTGTTTGTTGTAGCGGTGGGGAATGATGGGGATAAACCAAGCCCATTAAATCGTATCCAAGCTCCTGCAGACTTAGTGAATGGGTTGGGAGTTGGTGCTTATACATTTGATTACCGTACAGGAGAAAAAATTCGAGCATCTTACAGTTGTGTAGGTGAAGGAAGAGAAGGGTGCAAGGTTAAGCCTGATGTATGTGCTTTTGGTGGAGATTCCAGGTTCCCTATTCACCTTCTTAGTACAGATCACAGTAAAAAATGGTTAGCCCAAGGAACAAGTTTTGCTGCTCCGATTATAGCTAGTAAAGCCGCTGAAATTTTAGGGAGATGTAATCAATTTAGTCCGTTAGTGGCTCGTGCTTTAATAATTCACGCGGCGCAGAATCCAAACAAAGTAGATAATTTAATAGGTTATGGAATTGTAGACAAAACTGTTGACGACATTTTAAAGTGTGAAAAAAATTCTGTTACCATTATTTATTCAAGCTCATTAAATCCAAGTTCAATGGCTAAACTTCCTATACCTCTACCGGTCAGTATTCAGTTATCTGGAGAAGTTGAGTTATCGTGGACAATTGCTACTTTGTCAAAAGCGAATGCTCTTCATGTTGAGGACTATACTGAATCTGCAATTGAGGATACTTTTTATCCTCATAGCAAAAAATATAAATTTACCAAAGACCTGAGTAGTGGGAAAAAGATACGTACTCTACATATTGAAGAAAATCAGCAAGAAATAGAAGAATTATTAAATGATGGTTGGACACAGAGCTTATTACCAGCTTCAAGTCCAACCGAGAAATACCAAACGGAGCAGGCTAGAAGAAGCGATTTAAAATGGGATACTGTTGTAAAAAGATGGACAAGAAAGCGTGCTAATTCTTTATATAGACCTTTCTTAGTGCTTCATGGACTTGGAAGAAATGGTAGTGCAGATCGTATTGATTATGCTGTTGTGGTGACAATTAGTGTTCCAAAATATCAAGGGAATCTTTATGAAGCAATTTTAAATGAATACAAAGTGTTAGAACCAATTCATATAAGAAATCGAAATGAGATTATGATTCCTATTCGTTAA
- a CDS encoding ATP-binding protein: MSEKVLKHLPELVRASLEGDKRTVELSTLTIIRKIKKEYPIISNELAKILSTYSAGAPLTRSLGVESPPVDKDSFLSLVKITDNTTFEEQIVLEENVEEKINRFLKERSLMEKLISNGIKPPNSLLLFGPPGVGKTMLSKYISHKLSLPLITLDLASSISSYLGKTGQNIKKVLDYAKLKPSILLLDEFDAIAKRRDDPTDLGELKRIVNVLLKELEEWPSHSVLIGATNHPEFLDKAIWRRFDLKIEMGLPNEELRYKLWTKHLSRDIINLPDDFIWVISKTLDNVSASDIKQISERVLRQVILDEDDPKKILIKTIKEIYPDVPSNFNKQMIKLIKEYYGNKLSQAKIAEIMGISPSTVNHHLKSLTQ; this comes from the coding sequence ATGAGTGAAAAGGTTTTGAAACACCTCCCAGAACTTGTACGTGCTTCGCTAGAAGGGGATAAACGAACTGTCGAATTATCCACATTAACAATTATTAGGAAAATCAAAAAGGAATATCCAATAATTTCGAATGAGTTAGCGAAGATATTATCAACTTATAGTGCTGGAGCACCACTAACAAGGTCATTAGGAGTTGAATCTCCTCCGGTAGATAAAGACTCTTTTTTGTCTTTAGTCAAAATTACGGATAATACTACATTTGAGGAGCAAATTGTTTTAGAGGAAAACGTTGAGGAGAAGATAAACCGTTTTCTAAAAGAAAGAAGTCTAATGGAAAAATTAATTAGTAATGGAATAAAACCACCTAACAGCCTTTTGTTATTTGGACCACCTGGGGTTGGTAAAACTATGTTGTCTAAATATATTTCGCATAAATTGTCTCTTCCTTTAATTACTTTAGATTTAGCTTCTTCAATATCAAGTTATCTAGGTAAGACTGGACAAAACATCAAAAAAGTATTGGATTATGCTAAATTGAAGCCGTCTATACTGTTATTAGATGAATTTGATGCAATAGCAAAAAGACGTGATGATCCTACGGATCTCGGAGAGCTTAAACGCATTGTAAATGTACTCTTGAAAGAATTGGAAGAGTGGCCAAGTCATTCTGTATTAATTGGGGCTACAAATCACCCTGAATTTTTGGATAAGGCTATATGGAGAAGATTTGATCTAAAGATTGAAATGGGTTTACCAAATGAAGAGCTTCGATATAAATTATGGACCAAACATCTTAGTAGAGATATAATAAATTTACCAGATGACTTTATATGGGTAATAAGCAAAACTTTGGATAATGTAAGCGCCTCTGATATCAAGCAAATTAGTGAACGTGTTCTTCGACAAGTTATTCTTGATGAAGATGATCCAAAGAAGATACTTATCAAAACAATAAAAGAAATATATCCTGATGTTCCATCAAATTTTAATAAACAAATGATAAAACTTATTAAAGAATATTACGGTAATAAGTTATCCCAAGCTAAAATAGCAGAAATTATGGGAATTAGTCCATCTACTGTAAACCATCATCTAAAATCTTTAACTCAATGA
- a CDS encoding ImmA/IrrE family metallo-endopeptidase, with amino-acid sequence MELRRYYTTALEDWVTKFYTRLNIFYPCQIDPSFIARKMNIFLREKPFPSTHQVVGRFRCIVVDSRLSKEEKREAFFHELCHILRHVGIQSMMPEAFRELQERDANHFTKYAAIPFHMLRFIDWHEPYIVDYMSNMFKVTPELCEERLTQVKNRILIKQSKFVSANLSCEKSVTF; translated from the coding sequence ATGGAGCTACGCCGCTACTACACAACCGCGTTGGAAGACTGGGTGACCAAGTTTTATACACGACTAAACATCTTTTATCCTTGCCAAATCGATCCATCATTTATTGCTCGAAAGATGAACATTTTCTTGCGCGAAAAGCCTTTTCCATCAACACATCAAGTTGTGGGCCGCTTTCGCTGCATTGTTGTCGACTCCCGACTATCTAAAGAGGAAAAGCGAGAAGCCTTCTTTCATGAATTATGTCACATATTGAGGCACGTTGGTATACAGAGTATGATGCCGGAGGCTTTTCGAGAACTGCAAGAACGGGATGCAAATCATTTTACGAAATATGCTGCTATTCCCTTTCATATGTTAAGATTCATTGACTGGCACGAGCCATACATAGTTGATTATATGTCCAATATGTTTAAAGTAACGCCAGAGTTATGTGAAGAACGTTTAACACAGGTTAAAAATCGTATATTAATCAAACAGTCGAAATTTGTATCAGCAAATCTATCTTGCGAAAAATCGGTCACATTCTAA
- a CDS encoding tyrosine-type recombinase/integrase encodes MAYFRKVPAKNAKGYTWSVTVDLGRDPITGKRHQTTRRGFATKKEAEKAASELIAQAEKGVNIINQNISLEEYLKDWIELSAKRKVKETTLKNYIRAINHRIIPALGKIPLRKLTAAQCQQFINALIDEGLSERYIEYIYTVLYGALQKAIEWDLILVNPLIKVDVPRGRKRKYMTWTREELNRFLSFAKLENIIYYTAFLTAAHTGMRRGELLGLKWQDIDFEHARIHIQRNLIYDEDGFRFGDLKTEASQRIIAMDDFLLKELKRYKAKQAEIKLIVGNQYEDNGLVFARETGKPIFPRTLTDIFNRVIKAAGVKKIRFHDLRHTHATLLLEAGADLKEVQARLGHASIKTTGDVYAHVTKEIEEKTARIFGDFIRKNS; translated from the coding sequence GTGGCTTATTTCCGCAAAGTGCCTGCTAAAAATGCTAAAGGATATACTTGGTCCGTTACCGTGGATTTAGGTCGGGACCCCATCACCGGAAAAAGACACCAAACTACACGGCGTGGTTTTGCAACAAAGAAAGAGGCTGAAAAAGCAGCGAGTGAACTCATTGCCCAGGCAGAAAAAGGTGTAAACATCATCAATCAAAATATATCTTTGGAAGAATACTTAAAAGATTGGATTGAGCTATCCGCCAAACGAAAAGTAAAGGAAACAACTTTAAAAAATTATATAAGAGCAATTAACCATCGAATTATTCCGGCTCTAGGCAAAATTCCGCTGCGTAAATTGACCGCTGCACAATGCCAACAATTTATTAATGCCCTTATAGATGAGGGATTATCAGAACGATATATCGAGTACATCTATACTGTTTTGTACGGAGCGTTGCAAAAAGCGATTGAATGGGATTTAATCCTGGTAAATCCGTTAATAAAAGTGGACGTTCCTCGAGGCAGAAAAAGAAAGTACATGACATGGACACGGGAGGAACTCAATCGATTTTTAAGTTTCGCTAAATTAGAAAACATCATATACTACACAGCCTTTCTAACTGCAGCCCATACCGGCATGCGCCGCGGTGAACTTTTAGGGCTGAAATGGCAGGACATTGATTTTGAACATGCACGAATTCATATCCAGCGAAACTTAATTTACGACGAGGATGGATTTCGATTTGGAGATTTGAAAACAGAAGCTTCCCAGCGCATTATTGCAATGGACGACTTTCTCTTAAAAGAGTTGAAGCGATATAAAGCAAAACAAGCTGAGATTAAATTGATCGTGGGAAACCAATATGAAGATAACGGCCTTGTCTTTGCGCGTGAAACGGGAAAACCGATTTTCCCTCGTACGTTAACAGATATCTTCAATCGTGTTATAAAAGCCGCTGGAGTAAAGAAAATACGTTTTCATGATCTAAGGCATACTCATGCCACATTACTCCTTGAGGCAGGAGCGGACTTAAAAGAAGTACAGGCACGTTTAGGACATGCCTCTATCAAAACGACCGGTGATGTATATGCCCACGTAACGAAAGAAATCGAAGAAAAAACTGCACGTATATTCGGTGATTTTATACGAAAAAACAGCTAG
- the rlmD gene encoding 23S rRNA (uracil(1939)-C(5))-methyltransferase RlmD — translation MTKKTITIKKGQQFPLTIKRLGINGEGVGYFKKQVVFVPGALPGEEVVVEATHIHPKYAEAKIKKIRKRSPHRVTPRCPVYEQCGGCQLQHLDYEAQLREKRDIVIQALERHCRLPVETLEIRPTIGMDDPWHYRNKSQFQVGVKKGEVIAGLYGLNSHQLIDISECLIQHPATNRVTNIVKTILQDLRIPIYNERTQTGLVRTIVARVGFHTGDVQLVLITTKKEIPRKELLIAEIKRRLPEVKSIVQNINGQKTSLIFGEKSLLLEGEEYIQEVLGDLSFELSARAFFQLNPVQTVKLYDEVKKAAALTGTEKVVDAYCGVGTIGLWLAKGAGEIRGMDVIPEAIEDAKKNAKKHGFANATYVSGKAEALLPKWVKEGWKPDVIVVDPPRTGCDEQLLKTILKVKPQRIVYVSCNPSSLARDIDVLSKFYKVDYIQPVDMFPHTAHVECVAKLTLK, via the coding sequence ATGACGAAAAAGACAATCACCATCAAGAAAGGACAACAGTTTCCGCTGACGATTAAACGGCTCGGCATCAATGGAGAAGGAGTCGGCTATTTTAAAAAGCAAGTGGTATTCGTCCCCGGCGCTCTCCCGGGAGAGGAAGTCGTCGTGGAAGCGACGCACATTCACCCGAAATATGCGGAAGCGAAAATTAAAAAAATCCGCAAGCGCTCCCCGCACCGCGTCACACCAAGATGCCCTGTCTACGAACAATGCGGCGGCTGCCAGCTGCAGCACTTGGATTACGAAGCACAGCTTCGCGAAAAACGCGATATTGTCATTCAGGCGCTCGAGCGGCATTGCCGGCTGCCGGTGGAAACACTGGAAATCCGCCCGACGATCGGGATGGATGACCCGTGGCATTATCGCAATAAAAGCCAGTTCCAAGTCGGCGTGAAAAAGGGAGAGGTCATCGCCGGTTTGTATGGCTTGAATTCCCATCAGCTCATTGATATTTCTGAATGCCTAATCCAGCACCCGGCTACGAACCGCGTGACCAACATTGTGAAAACGATTCTCCAAGATTTGCGCATTCCGATTTACAACGAGCGGACGCAAACAGGGCTTGTCCGCACAATTGTCGCAAGGGTCGGGTTTCATACGGGGGATGTGCAGCTTGTGCTTATTACTACAAAAAAAGAAATTCCCCGAAAAGAACTGCTCATCGCCGAGATAAAGCGGCGCCTTCCGGAAGTAAAGTCGATCGTGCAAAATATTAACGGACAAAAAACATCGCTTATTTTCGGGGAAAAATCGTTGCTTTTAGAGGGAGAAGAATATATTCAAGAAGTGTTAGGGGATTTATCGTTCGAACTGTCAGCGCGCGCGTTTTTTCAGCTAAATCCGGTGCAAACGGTGAAACTGTATGACGAAGTGAAAAAGGCAGCCGCTTTAACGGGGACGGAAAAAGTCGTTGATGCCTATTGCGGCGTCGGCACGATCGGGCTTTGGCTCGCCAAAGGCGCCGGTGAAATCCGCGGGATGGATGTCATTCCCGAAGCGATTGAAGATGCCAAAAAAAATGCGAAAAAACACGGATTTGCCAACGCAACGTACGTCAGCGGCAAGGCGGAAGCATTGCTTCCAAAATGGGTGAAGGAAGGCTGGAAGCCCGATGTCATCGTCGTCGATCCGCCGCGCACCGGCTGTGATGAACAGCTGCTAAAAACGATTCTTAAAGTAAAACCGCAAAGAATTGTATATGTCTCTTGCAATCCATCCAGCCTAGCAAGAGACATCGACGTACTATCGAAATTTTATAAAGTTGATTATATCCAGCCTGTCGATATGTTTCCGCATACGGCCCATGTGGAGTGTGTCGCGAAATTAACCTTGAAATAA
- a CDS encoding DNA-3-methyladenine glycosylase produces MWQQRVDVAPPYNFSHALARLALDPLISMDIAQQKVVVPLYIQNKPIAVTVESIGTKDEPSFLVTAPYPERKHEIMERISHLFQWNTPLALIHEHFQRTELQPLFVEYEGMPLILDFDLYFCLMKCLIHQQLNLKVASRLTERFVQTFGTQIDGVWFYPRPEDIAALSYDELKQLQLSGRKAEYIIDASRLIAEGKLSLEELARKSEAEVMEVLLSVRGIGPWTVQNFLLFGLGKRNVFPKADIGLQRAVQRLLGLSERPSMKQMEELSKRWEPYLSYASLYLWRSIE; encoded by the coding sequence ATGTGGCAACAGCGAGTGGATGTCGCTCCGCCGTATAATTTTTCCCATGCTTTGGCGCGGCTTGCGCTCGATCCCCTCATATCGATGGACATAGCGCAACAGAAAGTCGTTGTTCCGCTTTATATACAGAATAAGCCAATCGCTGTGACTGTTGAAAGCATCGGGACAAAGGATGAACCGAGCTTTCTTGTGACAGCGCCATACCCAGAACGAAAACATGAAATTATGGAGCGGATTTCCCATCTGTTTCAATGGAATACACCGCTTGCCCTGATTCATGAACATTTTCAGCGGACTGAATTACAACCGCTTTTTGTCGAATATGAAGGAATGCCGCTTATTTTAGATTTTGACCTTTATTTTTGTTTAATGAAATGCCTGATTCACCAGCAGTTAAATTTGAAAGTTGCTTCCCGCCTGACGGAGCGTTTTGTGCAAACGTTCGGAACGCAAATCGATGGCGTTTGGTTTTATCCGAGGCCGGAAGACATTGCCGCACTTTCCTATGATGAACTGAAACAGCTGCAGTTAAGCGGGCGAAAAGCGGAGTATATCATCGATGCATCCCGGCTCATTGCCGAAGGGAAGCTGTCATTGGAGGAACTCGCGCGCAAAAGCGAAGCGGAAGTGATGGAAGTCTTGTTGTCGGTTCGCGGCATCGGTCCATGGACGGTGCAAAATTTCCTTCTGTTTGGGCTTGGAAAACGAAACGTGTTTCCAAAGGCGGACATTGGCTTGCAGCGGGCGGTCCAGCGCCTCCTTGGTCTTTCGGAAAGGCCGTCGATGAAACAAATGGAAGAGCTAAGCAAGCGCTGGGAGCCATATTTAAGCTACGCATCGTTATATTTATGGAGAAGCATCGAATGA
- the pdaA gene encoding delta-lactam-biosynthetic de-N-acetylase translates to MLSFVPVSAEAASNKAIHWGFKRSENHEPPSAGKELDQLLAKYDAFYLGNPNKKEIYLTFDNGYENGYTAKILDVLKEKRVPATFFVTGHYLNTAPDLVKRMVKEGHIVGNHSWHHPDLTQVSDERLREELESVRKKTEELTGQKGMMYLRPPRGIFSERTMAIAHELGYYHVFWSLAFVDWQTNKQKGWKYAYDNIMKQIHPGAVLLLHTVSKDNAEALAKVIDDLRKQGYTFKSLDDLMAEKMNLPPLLFTP, encoded by the coding sequence ATTTTATCGTTTGTTCCTGTTTCCGCGGAAGCCGCAAGCAATAAAGCGATTCATTGGGGGTTTAAACGGAGCGAGAACCACGAGCCGCCTTCCGCGGGCAAGGAGTTGGATCAACTGCTTGCTAAATATGATGCGTTTTATTTAGGAAATCCAAATAAAAAAGAAATTTATTTAACGTTTGATAACGGCTACGAAAACGGCTATACAGCGAAAATTTTAGATGTTTTAAAAGAAAAACGAGTGCCGGCGACCTTTTTTGTAACAGGGCACTATTTAAACACCGCTCCTGATTTAGTGAAGCGAATGGTAAAAGAAGGACATATTGTCGGCAATCACTCGTGGCATCACCCTGATTTAACGCAAGTGAGCGATGAACGGCTGCGGGAGGAGCTGGAATCGGTTCGGAAAAAAACGGAAGAATTGACGGGGCAGAAAGGAATGATGTATCTTCGCCCGCCACGCGGCATTTTCAGCGAACGGACGATGGCGATCGCCCATGAGCTTGGTTATTACCACGTGTTTTGGTCGCTTGCGTTTGTGGATTGGCAGACGAACAAGCAAAAAGGATGGAAGTATGCATACGATAACATTATGAAACAAATTCATCCGGGCGCGGTTTTATTGCTTCATACTGTCTCGAAAGATAATGCGGAGGCGCTGGCAAAAGTGATCGACGATTTGCGCAAGCAAGGCTACACGTTTAAAAGCCTTGATGATCTGATGGCCGAAAAAATGAATTTGCCTCCATTGCTTTTTACCCCTTGA